From a single Miscanthus floridulus cultivar M001 chromosome 8, ASM1932011v1, whole genome shotgun sequence genomic region:
- the LOC136473786 gene encoding mediator of RNA polymerase II transcription subunit 11-like codes for MIPQSQSSSLQRLQLVEKRIVRVLELAGAVMEELGNSQGPRTDAVGAHCREFMIAMKEIQTTLREEIKSACEYRPFEKCDYSARIANEICCKKLEYVIEKLDTMQHNLEQSTDDV; via the exons ATGATACCCCAGAGCCAGAGCAGCTCCCTGCAGCGCCTTCAACTCGTCGAGAAG CGGATAGTGCGGGTGCTGGAGCTTGCTGGAGCGGTGATGGAGGAGCTGGGAAACTCTCAGGGCCCTCGCACCGATGCAGTCGGCGCGCACTGCCGCGAGTTCATGATCGCTATGAAG GAAATTCAAACAACGTTGCGTGAGGAAATCAAAAGTGCTTGTGAATATCGTCCATTTGAAAAGTGTGATTACAGTGCAAGGATTGCTAATGAGATATGCTGCAAGAAGCTGGAGTATGTAATTGAGAAGTTGGATACCATGCAACACAACCTTGAACAGAGCACTGATGATGTTTAG